From the Panulirus ornatus isolate Po-2019 chromosome 46, ASM3632096v1, whole genome shotgun sequence genome, one window contains:
- the LOC139763032 gene encoding uncharacterized protein isoform X4, which produces MCLRARPLRPKQPTDSEHGPLITPDPDVNGNHEDAPLEASAPVDDVGNTKHKLPLDEPDASNTVKSPVSDLNDANKHTGSPKDKDDILVPIEDEVPPAKLIHEKEAMPTLNHVAPLGFVAPTVIVPQDTSDHHPLPKHTQDRPDAEVHPSRNTPAPVYVPVPCLKKPVISDEEDGLLMQECLPEDDSLDPDQCPKLTPPGSQEEVPNTTLNEEPIANNTPASDPSNIVVPQPTLENAQPKAPAENPPSTAVPESAQLVPASHSPEPEIIVAAQQEPVDVQKENLSPVEKAIESVPLDVSVDVEPSPALMKEDVEQLQPVQDAEDSVPTKEVKHNDPVENTTGDKDLEPELKAVHPEEPALIQESPDESNKALSTPLQPDDSMNVPETETAKPLPETSEKTPEESVECSPVVYLETSQPLEKSRSNSESSVSSEEAVPPYTEEISERNPSSIEAAESSDVVSPTTSLVSSLDGDEQPQAADSCEPVLVSDSSLEISTDVPPEASSGIPPETSSEIPTEDSSDSVGNSFNSPIESQSDDFVHASSDIPLESSPDIPLESSDVPLEAYIPGSDNQYDLDLVEEDDTSLPVIKEEGSADNESESNETDSSEPEVSEYSFSSGPSAPSTSVILADEVSCSLEPEVTKYLVIPEVEVSHDTDLGESDHADDDQDVDSVLLPEVGNSESNKPAVSIASDEGEINSSNPYPSKEEPDSSSVLPQPSVENTKPSRVTLEDSAVLETAAVTTSNDLSLQLPDSTSTLSNQEESSSESSEVESDGEQAEPDVREEEVKVPTAVHKEPSECITTAGVPTVSSNPPISSVANDSGSPVLVCDPNPQNSHTAQMPNKSVEDNSGSTEENVSSSSPPSTPSDLSDEDIPISTPKKSKIPRLVNHNES; this is translated from the coding sequence ATGTGCCTCCGAGCTCgcccactccgaccaaaacaaccCACTGATTCTGAACATGGTCCTCTGATAACGCCTGACCCTGATGTTAATGGTAATCATGAAGATGCTCCTCTGGAAGCTTCTGCACCTGTAGACGATGTTGGTAATACTAAACACAAGCTACCTTTGGATGAGCCTGATGCCAGCAATACTGTCAAGTCACCAGTTTCTGACCTTAATGATGCTAACAAACATACTGGGTCTCCTAAAGATAAGGATGATATTCTTGTTCCAATTGAGGATGAAGTCCCACCAGCCAAACTTATACATGAAAAAGAAGCTATGCCTACCCTAAACCATGTTGCTCCTCTAGGCTTTGTTGCTCCAACTGTTATAGTTCCTCAGGATACTTCAGATCATCATCCCCTGCCAAAACATACCCAGGATCGACCAGATGCTGAGGTACATCCCTCAAGGAATACTCCGGCACCAGTCTATGTGCCAGTGCCTTGTTTGAAAAAGCCAGTAATAAGTGATGAAGAAGATGGTTTACTCATGCAGGAATGTCTCCCTGAAGATGATAGTCTTGATCCAGACCAATGTCCTAAGCTCACTCCACCTGGATCTCAAGAGGAAGTTCCAAATACTACTCTAAATGAGGAACCTATAGCCAACAATACTCCTGCCTCTGATCCCTCTAACATTGTGGTTCCTCAACCCACCCTTGAGAATGCACAGCCTAAGGCCCCAGCTGAAAATCCACCATCCACAGCAGTCCCTGAATCTGCACAACTTGTACCTGCATCTCACTCACCAGAGCCAGAAATAATTGTTGCAGCTCAGCAGGAGCCTGTTGATGTGCAAAAGGAAAATCTTTCACCAGTGGAAAAAGCAATAGAATCTGTTCCACTTGATGTTTCAGTTGATGTTGAACCTTCTCCTGCACTCATGAAAGAGGATGTTGAACAGCTTCAGCCAGTTCAAGATGCTGAGGACTCAGTACCTACAAAAGAAGTGAAACATAATGACCCAGTGGAAAACACCACTGGAGACAAGGACTTAGAACCAGAACTAAAAGCAGTCCATCCCGAAGAACCTGCACTGATACAGGAGTCTCCTGATGAGTCAAATAAGGCTCTAAGTACTCCTCTCCAGCCAGATGATTCCATGAATGTTCCAGAAACTGAAACAGCAAAACCCCTTCCAGAAACATCTGAGAAGACCCCCGAAGAATCAGTGGAATGCTCTCCAGTAGTGTATTTGGAAACCAGCCAGCCTCTCGAGAAATCAAGATCCAATTCTGAATCCAGTGTATCATCCGAAGAGGCTGTACCTCCCTACACAGAAGAAATTAGTGAAAGGAATCCTTCCTCAATTGAAGCAGCTGAAAGTTCTGATGTGGTAAGCCCAACAACTTCATTAGTGTCTTCCTTGGATGGAGATGAACAGCCACAAGCAGCTGACAGTTGTGAACCAGTTTTGGTTTCTGATTCTTCTTTGGAAATATCTACAGATGTTCCTCCAGAGGCTTCCTCTGGCATTCCTCCAGAGACTTCCTCTGAAATTCCCACTGAAGATTCCAGTGATTCTGTGGGGAATTCTTTCAATAGTCCAATAGAGTCTCAGTCTGATGACTTCGTACATGCATCCTCTGACATCCCTCTGGAGTCCTCACCAGATATTCCACTAGAGTCTTCTGATGTTCCCTTGGAAGCATATATTCCAGGTTCTGATAATCAGTATGATCTTGATCTAGTTGAAGAAGATGACACTTCTCTACCTGTTATTAAAGAAGAGGGTAGTGCTGATAATGAATCTGAGAGTAATGAAACTGATAGCAGTGAGCCAGAAGTAAGTGAATATTCATTTTCCTCAGGCCCATCTGCACCCTCAACCTCAGTTATTCTTGCTGATGAAGTTAGTTGCAGTTTAGAGCCTGAAGTAACTAAATATCTGGTAATACCAGAAGTGGAAGTGTCTCACGATACAGATCTTGGAGAATCAGATCATGCTGATGATGATCAAGATGTTGATTCTGTTTTGTTACCTGAGGTAGGTAATAGTGAATCTAACAAGCCAGCTGTATCTATTGCAAGTGATGAGGGTGAAATAAATTCATCTAACCCATACCCATCAAAAGAAGAACCTGATTCCTCCTCAGTTCTCCCTCAACCATCTGTGGAAAATACAAAGCCAAGTAGGGTAACGCTAGAAGACTCAGCTGTGCTTGAAACAGCTGCAGTTACAACTTCCAATGACTTGAGTTTACAGTTACCAGATTCTACAAGCACACTTTCTAATCAAGAAGAATCAAGTTCAGAAAGTTCTGAGGTAGAATCTGATGGAGAACAAGCTGAACCTGATGTAAGAGAGGAAGAAGTCAAAGTACCAACAGCTGTCCACAAAGAACCTTCAGAGTGCATTACTACTGCTGGTGTACCCACAGTATCATCAAATCCTCCAATTTCCTCTGTGGCTAATGATTCAGGATCTCCAGTGTTAGTATGTGATCCTAACCCACAGAATTCTCACACTGCACAAATGCCTAATAAATCTGTTGAAGATAATTCTGGTTCTACAGAAGagaatgtatcatcatcatcccctccctcaaccccatctGACTTGTCTGATGAGGATATACCAATATCAACCCCTAAGAAATCTAAGATTCCTAGACTAGTTAATCATAATGAGTCCTGA
- the LOC139763032 gene encoding uncharacterized protein isoform X3, whose protein sequence is MSGGLTAAGLLVLLLAFIGFGVGIYYAYMCLRARPLRPKQPTDSEHGPLITPDPDVNGNHEDAPLEASAPVDDVGNTKHKLPLDEPDASNTVKSPVSDLNDANKHTGSPKDKDDILVPIEDEVPPAKLIHEKEAMPTLNHVAPLGFVAPTVIVPQDTSDHHPLPKHTQDRPDAEVHPSRNTPAPVYVPVPCLKKPVISDEEDGLLMQECLPEDDSLDPDQCPKLTPPGSQEEVPNTTLNEEPIANNTPASDPSNIVVPQPTLENAQPKAPAENPPSTAVPESAQLVPASHSPEPEIIVAAQQEPVDVQKENLSPVEKAIESVPLDVSVDVEPSPALMKEDVEQLQPVQDAEDSVPTKEVKHNDPVENTTGDKDLEPELKAVHPEEPALIQESPDESNKALSTPLQPDDSMNVPETETAKPLPETSEKTPEESVECSPVVYLETSQPLEKSRSNSESSVSSEEAVPPYTEEISERNPSSIEAAESSDVVSPTTSLVSSLDGDEQPQAADSCEPVLVSDSSLEISTDVPPEASSGIPPETSSEIPTEDSSDSVGNSFNSPIESQSDDFVHASSDIPLESSPDIPLESSDVPLEAYIPGSDNQYDLDLVEEDDTSLPVIKEEGSADNESESNETDSSEPEVSEYSFSSGPSAPSTSVILADEVSCSLEPEVTKYLVIPEVEVSHDTDLGESDHADDDQDVDSVLLPEVGNSESNKPAVSIASDEGEINSSNPYPSKEEPDSSSVLPQPSVENTKPSRVTLEDSAVLETAAVTTSNDLSLQLPDSTSTLSNQEESSSESSEVESDGEQAEPDVREEEVKVPTAVHKEPSECITTAGVPTVSSNPPISSVANDSGSPVLVCDPNPQNSHTAQMPNKSVEDNSGSTEENVSSSSPPSTPSDLSDEDIPISTPKKSKIPRLVNHNES, encoded by the coding sequence GTGGTGGCTTAACAGCTGCTGGGCTACTTGTGTTACTTCTAGCCTTCATTGGCTTTGGAGTGGGAATATACTATGCTTATATGTGCCTCCGAGCTCgcccactccgaccaaaacaaccCACTGATTCTGAACATGGTCCTCTGATAACGCCTGACCCTGATGTTAATGGTAATCATGAAGATGCTCCTCTGGAAGCTTCTGCACCTGTAGACGATGTTGGTAATACTAAACACAAGCTACCTTTGGATGAGCCTGATGCCAGCAATACTGTCAAGTCACCAGTTTCTGACCTTAATGATGCTAACAAACATACTGGGTCTCCTAAAGATAAGGATGATATTCTTGTTCCAATTGAGGATGAAGTCCCACCAGCCAAACTTATACATGAAAAAGAAGCTATGCCTACCCTAAACCATGTTGCTCCTCTAGGCTTTGTTGCTCCAACTGTTATAGTTCCTCAGGATACTTCAGATCATCATCCCCTGCCAAAACATACCCAGGATCGACCAGATGCTGAGGTACATCCCTCAAGGAATACTCCGGCACCAGTCTATGTGCCAGTGCCTTGTTTGAAAAAGCCAGTAATAAGTGATGAAGAAGATGGTTTACTCATGCAGGAATGTCTCCCTGAAGATGATAGTCTTGATCCAGACCAATGTCCTAAGCTCACTCCACCTGGATCTCAAGAGGAAGTTCCAAATACTACTCTAAATGAGGAACCTATAGCCAACAATACTCCTGCCTCTGATCCCTCTAACATTGTGGTTCCTCAACCCACCCTTGAGAATGCACAGCCTAAGGCCCCAGCTGAAAATCCACCATCCACAGCAGTCCCTGAATCTGCACAACTTGTACCTGCATCTCACTCACCAGAGCCAGAAATAATTGTTGCAGCTCAGCAGGAGCCTGTTGATGTGCAAAAGGAAAATCTTTCACCAGTGGAAAAAGCAATAGAATCTGTTCCACTTGATGTTTCAGTTGATGTTGAACCTTCTCCTGCACTCATGAAAGAGGATGTTGAACAGCTTCAGCCAGTTCAAGATGCTGAGGACTCAGTACCTACAAAAGAAGTGAAACATAATGACCCAGTGGAAAACACCACTGGAGACAAGGACTTAGAACCAGAACTAAAAGCAGTCCATCCCGAAGAACCTGCACTGATACAGGAGTCTCCTGATGAGTCAAATAAGGCTCTAAGTACTCCTCTCCAGCCAGATGATTCCATGAATGTTCCAGAAACTGAAACAGCAAAACCCCTTCCAGAAACATCTGAGAAGACCCCCGAAGAATCAGTGGAATGCTCTCCAGTAGTGTATTTGGAAACCAGCCAGCCTCTCGAGAAATCAAGATCCAATTCTGAATCCAGTGTATCATCCGAAGAGGCTGTACCTCCCTACACAGAAGAAATTAGTGAAAGGAATCCTTCCTCAATTGAAGCAGCTGAAAGTTCTGATGTGGTAAGCCCAACAACTTCATTAGTGTCTTCCTTGGATGGAGATGAACAGCCACAAGCAGCTGACAGTTGTGAACCAGTTTTGGTTTCTGATTCTTCTTTGGAAATATCTACAGATGTTCCTCCAGAGGCTTCCTCTGGCATTCCTCCAGAGACTTCCTCTGAAATTCCCACTGAAGATTCCAGTGATTCTGTGGGGAATTCTTTCAATAGTCCAATAGAGTCTCAGTCTGATGACTTCGTACATGCATCCTCTGACATCCCTCTGGAGTCCTCACCAGATATTCCACTAGAGTCTTCTGATGTTCCCTTGGAAGCATATATTCCAGGTTCTGATAATCAGTATGATCTTGATCTAGTTGAAGAAGATGACACTTCTCTACCTGTTATTAAAGAAGAGGGTAGTGCTGATAATGAATCTGAGAGTAATGAAACTGATAGCAGTGAGCCAGAAGTAAGTGAATATTCATTTTCCTCAGGCCCATCTGCACCCTCAACCTCAGTTATTCTTGCTGATGAAGTTAGTTGCAGTTTAGAGCCTGAAGTAACTAAATATCTGGTAATACCAGAAGTGGAAGTGTCTCACGATACAGATCTTGGAGAATCAGATCATGCTGATGATGATCAAGATGTTGATTCTGTTTTGTTACCTGAGGTAGGTAATAGTGAATCTAACAAGCCAGCTGTATCTATTGCAAGTGATGAGGGTGAAATAAATTCATCTAACCCATACCCATCAAAAGAAGAACCTGATTCCTCCTCAGTTCTCCCTCAACCATCTGTGGAAAATACAAAGCCAAGTAGGGTAACGCTAGAAGACTCAGCTGTGCTTGAAACAGCTGCAGTTACAACTTCCAATGACTTGAGTTTACAGTTACCAGATTCTACAAGCACACTTTCTAATCAAGAAGAATCAAGTTCAGAAAGTTCTGAGGTAGAATCTGATGGAGAACAAGCTGAACCTGATGTAAGAGAGGAAGAAGTCAAAGTACCAACAGCTGTCCACAAAGAACCTTCAGAGTGCATTACTACTGCTGGTGTACCCACAGTATCATCAAATCCTCCAATTTCCTCTGTGGCTAATGATTCAGGATCTCCAGTGTTAGTATGTGATCCTAACCCACAGAATTCTCACACTGCACAAATGCCTAATAAATCTGTTGAAGATAATTCTGGTTCTACAGAAGagaatgtatcatcatcatcccctccctcaaccccatctGACTTGTCTGATGAGGATATACCAATATCAACCCCTAAGAAATCTAAGATTCCTAGACTAGTTAATCATAATGAGTCCTGA
- the LOC139763032 gene encoding uncharacterized protein isoform X2, with amino-acid sequence MVVVVVTRVTSGQARVVAKSSGAAVRGRPPAAHHTITTTYHTQPPCLYGGGLTAAGLLVLLLAFIGFGVGIYYAYMCLRARPLRPKQPTDSEHGPLITPDPDVNGNHEDAPLEASAPVDDVGNTKHKLPLDEPDASNTVKSPVSDLNDANKHTGSPKDKDDILVPIEDEVPPAKLIHEKEAMPTLNHVAPLGFVAPTVIVPQDTSDHHPLPKHTQDRPDAEVHPSRNTPAPVYVPVPCLKKPVISDEEDGLLMQECLPEDDSLDPDQCPKLTPPGSQEEVPNTTLNEEPIANNTPASDPSNIVVPQPTLENAQPKAPAENPPSTAVPESAQLVPASHSPEPEIIVAAQQEPVDVQKENLSPVEKAIESVPLDVSVDVEPSPALMKEDVEQLQPVQDAEDSVPTKEVKHNDPVENTTGDKDLEPELKAVHPEEPALIQESPDESNKALSTPLQPDDSMNVPETETAKPLPETSEKTPEESVECSPVVYLETSQPLEKSRSNSESSVSSEEAVPPYTEEISERNPSSIEAAESSDVVSPTTSLVSSLDGDEQPQAADSCEPVLVSDSSLEISTDVPPEASSGIPPETSSEIPTEDSSDSVGNSFNSPIESQSDDFVHASSDIPLESSPDIPLESSDVPLEAYIPGSDNQYDLDLVEEDDTSLPVIKEEGSADNESESNETDSSEPEVSEYSFSSGPSAPSTSVILADEVSCSLEPEVTKYLVIPEVEVSHDTDLGESDHADDDQDVDSVLLPEVGNSESNKPAVSIASDEGEINSSNPYPSKEEPDSSSVLPQPSVENTKPSRVTLEDSAVLETAAVTTSNDLSLQLPDSTSTLSNQEESSSESSEVESDGEQAEPDVREEEVKVPTAVHKEPSECITTAGVPTVSSNPPISSVANDSGSPVLVCDPNPQNSHTAQMPNKSVEDNSGSTEENVSSSSPPSTPSDLSDEDIPISTPKKSKIPRLVNHNES; translated from the coding sequence GTGGTGGCTTAACAGCTGCTGGGCTACTTGTGTTACTTCTAGCCTTCATTGGCTTTGGAGTGGGAATATACTATGCTTATATGTGCCTCCGAGCTCgcccactccgaccaaaacaaccCACTGATTCTGAACATGGTCCTCTGATAACGCCTGACCCTGATGTTAATGGTAATCATGAAGATGCTCCTCTGGAAGCTTCTGCACCTGTAGACGATGTTGGTAATACTAAACACAAGCTACCTTTGGATGAGCCTGATGCCAGCAATACTGTCAAGTCACCAGTTTCTGACCTTAATGATGCTAACAAACATACTGGGTCTCCTAAAGATAAGGATGATATTCTTGTTCCAATTGAGGATGAAGTCCCACCAGCCAAACTTATACATGAAAAAGAAGCTATGCCTACCCTAAACCATGTTGCTCCTCTAGGCTTTGTTGCTCCAACTGTTATAGTTCCTCAGGATACTTCAGATCATCATCCCCTGCCAAAACATACCCAGGATCGACCAGATGCTGAGGTACATCCCTCAAGGAATACTCCGGCACCAGTCTATGTGCCAGTGCCTTGTTTGAAAAAGCCAGTAATAAGTGATGAAGAAGATGGTTTACTCATGCAGGAATGTCTCCCTGAAGATGATAGTCTTGATCCAGACCAATGTCCTAAGCTCACTCCACCTGGATCTCAAGAGGAAGTTCCAAATACTACTCTAAATGAGGAACCTATAGCCAACAATACTCCTGCCTCTGATCCCTCTAACATTGTGGTTCCTCAACCCACCCTTGAGAATGCACAGCCTAAGGCCCCAGCTGAAAATCCACCATCCACAGCAGTCCCTGAATCTGCACAACTTGTACCTGCATCTCACTCACCAGAGCCAGAAATAATTGTTGCAGCTCAGCAGGAGCCTGTTGATGTGCAAAAGGAAAATCTTTCACCAGTGGAAAAAGCAATAGAATCTGTTCCACTTGATGTTTCAGTTGATGTTGAACCTTCTCCTGCACTCATGAAAGAGGATGTTGAACAGCTTCAGCCAGTTCAAGATGCTGAGGACTCAGTACCTACAAAAGAAGTGAAACATAATGACCCAGTGGAAAACACCACTGGAGACAAGGACTTAGAACCAGAACTAAAAGCAGTCCATCCCGAAGAACCTGCACTGATACAGGAGTCTCCTGATGAGTCAAATAAGGCTCTAAGTACTCCTCTCCAGCCAGATGATTCCATGAATGTTCCAGAAACTGAAACAGCAAAACCCCTTCCAGAAACATCTGAGAAGACCCCCGAAGAATCAGTGGAATGCTCTCCAGTAGTGTATTTGGAAACCAGCCAGCCTCTCGAGAAATCAAGATCCAATTCTGAATCCAGTGTATCATCCGAAGAGGCTGTACCTCCCTACACAGAAGAAATTAGTGAAAGGAATCCTTCCTCAATTGAAGCAGCTGAAAGTTCTGATGTGGTAAGCCCAACAACTTCATTAGTGTCTTCCTTGGATGGAGATGAACAGCCACAAGCAGCTGACAGTTGTGAACCAGTTTTGGTTTCTGATTCTTCTTTGGAAATATCTACAGATGTTCCTCCAGAGGCTTCCTCTGGCATTCCTCCAGAGACTTCCTCTGAAATTCCCACTGAAGATTCCAGTGATTCTGTGGGGAATTCTTTCAATAGTCCAATAGAGTCTCAGTCTGATGACTTCGTACATGCATCCTCTGACATCCCTCTGGAGTCCTCACCAGATATTCCACTAGAGTCTTCTGATGTTCCCTTGGAAGCATATATTCCAGGTTCTGATAATCAGTATGATCTTGATCTAGTTGAAGAAGATGACACTTCTCTACCTGTTATTAAAGAAGAGGGTAGTGCTGATAATGAATCTGAGAGTAATGAAACTGATAGCAGTGAGCCAGAAGTAAGTGAATATTCATTTTCCTCAGGCCCATCTGCACCCTCAACCTCAGTTATTCTTGCTGATGAAGTTAGTTGCAGTTTAGAGCCTGAAGTAACTAAATATCTGGTAATACCAGAAGTGGAAGTGTCTCACGATACAGATCTTGGAGAATCAGATCATGCTGATGATGATCAAGATGTTGATTCTGTTTTGTTACCTGAGGTAGGTAATAGTGAATCTAACAAGCCAGCTGTATCTATTGCAAGTGATGAGGGTGAAATAAATTCATCTAACCCATACCCATCAAAAGAAGAACCTGATTCCTCCTCAGTTCTCCCTCAACCATCTGTGGAAAATACAAAGCCAAGTAGGGTAACGCTAGAAGACTCAGCTGTGCTTGAAACAGCTGCAGTTACAACTTCCAATGACTTGAGTTTACAGTTACCAGATTCTACAAGCACACTTTCTAATCAAGAAGAATCAAGTTCAGAAAGTTCTGAGGTAGAATCTGATGGAGAACAAGCTGAACCTGATGTAAGAGAGGAAGAAGTCAAAGTACCAACAGCTGTCCACAAAGAACCTTCAGAGTGCATTACTACTGCTGGTGTACCCACAGTATCATCAAATCCTCCAATTTCCTCTGTGGCTAATGATTCAGGATCTCCAGTGTTAGTATGTGATCCTAACCCACAGAATTCTCACACTGCACAAATGCCTAATAAATCTGTTGAAGATAATTCTGGTTCTACAGAAGagaatgtatcatcatcatcccctccctcaaccccatctGACTTGTCTGATGAGGATATACCAATATCAACCCCTAAGAAATCTAAGATTCCTAGACTAGTTAATCATAATGAGTCCTGA